The Micromonospora violae DNA segment CACCGAGTTGCAGCTCGCCCGGGGTGGCGCGGTGCTGCCGCTGGTCCGCTCCCTGCTCGCGGTCGGCGCGCTCGGCGACTGCCCCGCCGCGACGCTGGCCGCCGCGGCGGACGAGGCGCTGCCCGACGAGCCGGCCTTCGCCGCCGAACTGTTCGCTGCGGCCACGGCCGCTGGACGTCCGCCCAACGCCCAGCAGGCGCTCGCCGCCGCGCTCGCCGGTGACCTCGACGACGCGCTTCGGCTGGCGGACCGGCTGCTGGGCACGGCCGCTCCCGCGGACCGCTGCGCGGCGGCGGTGGTCGCCGCCACCGCCCTGGCCCACCGTGGCCACGTCGGTCGCAGCGTCGAGCTGTTCCGGTGGTCGGGCACCGCGTCGGCGGCGGCGTTCGCCGTCGTCGGCGGGCTCGCCACCGGCGACCTGGCCGCCGGCACGGAGTCACCGGCGGGCGACCCGACGGGCGACCCGCCCACCCTGCATGCCAGCGCCGCCCGGCTGATGGCCAGCGGCGTCCGGGAGAGCGTGACCGGCCCGCCGACCGCCGCGCTCTCCGCGCTCGTGCAGGCCGCCGCGCTGCTGGAGCCGGACGGACGGGCGGTGCTGCTGCCGGACAGCCCGGCGGCCCTCGCCGCGCTGACCGCGGTGCACTGCGGTGAGCTGGAGATCGCCGAGCGGGTGCTGCACCGCGCCCTGGGCGCCGGTGTCGGCGGCCCGCTGATGGCCCGCCGTCACCGACTGTTGCAGGCCTGGATCCTGATGGTCCGGGGCGAGATCCACGCCGCCGCCGAACGCCTCGCCACCGTGACCCTCGACGGACGGCAACTGGAGTCACGCGACCAACTCTTCGCCGCCGCGATCCGGATGGGCATCGGTCGGCGCAACAGTGACCTCGGGGCGCTCAAGCGGGGGTGGGGGCAGGCGCTGGAGGCCGTGGTACGCCACCCTGTCGACCTGTTCACCCTGCTGCCGCTGGGTGAACTGGCCATCGCGGGCGCCCGGCTGGGTGACCTGGCCCGGTTGGAGCCGTACCTGCACCAGGGTCGTGCGCTGCTCGATCGTCTCGGCAACCCACCACTGTGGAGCGTGCCGCTGCACTGGAGCGGCCTGCACGCGGCCATCCTGACCGGCGAGCCGACGGTCGCCGACGAGCACGTCACGGCGTTGCTCGCCGCCGCAGGCCACAGCCGGTACGCGGCCGTGGTCGCCGCCGCCGCCGAGAGCTGGGTCGAGGTGCTCCGGGGAGTCGTCGACCCGACCCGGGTGGAGGCGGCCGCGCGCGGGCTGCACGACACCGGGCTGTGCTGGGACGGAGCCCGCCTCGCCGGTCAGGCCGCCATCCGCACCGCGGACCGGCGGGCGATGACCACCCTGCTGGAGTGCGCCCGGGCGTTGCAGGGGCGGCCCTCCGGCGGAAACGGTGGGCAGACACCGACAGCCGGGGCGGGCACCACACGGGCGGCCGGCCCCGCTCAGCACGGGCTCAGCGACCGTGAGTACGAGGTTGCCGAGCTGGTGCTGGCCGGGTTGACCTACCGGGAGATCGGCGACCGGCTCTTCATCTCGGCCAAGACCGTCGAACACCACGTGGCACGGATGCGCAACCGGCTGAACTGCGCCAACCGCGCCGAGCTGCTGGCCCTGCTGCGCACCCTCGTCGCCGACCGCGCCAACGACACCGCCGGGCAACCGTGGCCGCAGCGGGCGAGCCGATGACCCGCAACGACGTCCGGCTGATCCGGACCAGACTGGTCGTGCTGTCCGCCGTGCTGATCACGCTCTGGTCGTACGCGGCCTACCTGTCCAGTCAGGACGCCGTCGACCTGCTGCGGGTCCGGACGCTGGCGGACACGCTGGGCCAGCCCATCGACCGCCTGATCCTGAGCCTGCAGACCGAACGCCGGATCGCCGCCGAGACGATCGCCGGGGCGGGCCGAACGACCCCCGAGCTGGTCGACGCCCGGCACGGCACCGACCGGGCCGCCGCCGAGATCCGCGCGTTCACGAAGGGCCGCGACCTGCGGCTACTCAGCGCCGGCACCGTCCGTGACCGCGCCGGCGAGCTGGTCCGACGCCTCGACGGCCTGGGCACGATCCGGTCCCAGGTGGACACCGGGCGGCTGGACCAGGCCGGGGCGATCAACGGGTACGACGAGGTCATCGACGTGGCGTTCCGGGTGTACGGCCCGGAGTGGGGCGCGTACGAGAGCGGGTTGGCCGCCGACACCCGTGCGGTGATCGCGCTGGCCCGCGCCCGGGAGGTGCTGGCCCAGGAGGACACCCTGGTCAGCGCGGCCCTGACCGGCGCGCAGTTCGGCGTCGACGAGCGCCGTCAGCTGAGCACACTCGTCAGCATCCAGCGGTATACGCGCGCCGAGGCGGCGGCCGGGCTTCCCGCTGCCGACCAGGACCAGCACCAGCGCGTGGCGACCGGCCCGGAGTTCGCGGCGCTGCTCGCCCTGGAGGACCGGTTGCTGGTCGAGGCGGGCGCTGCCAACGCCGAGGCCGGTCTCACCGTCCAGGCCTGGCGGACCGCGGCGGACGCCGCCCTCGGGGCGCTACAGACACTGGTGACGGCAACGGCCCGCAGCAGCGTCGAGCGGGCCACACCCGGTGCCGCGGTGCTCATCGTGCGCACCGGGGCCGTGGTGGGGCTCGGTCTCATCGTCGTGCTCGTGCTCCTGCTGAGCTGGGCGGGCACGGTCCGCCGCCTGACCGACGAGCTGACCAGGCCAGCCGCCAACCCTCCGGTTCCGGCGCAAGACTCTTCGGCGGCCACGCCGGACGCTCCGACGCCCGCGGGTAACGCCGGGCCGGGCCTGTTCCTGGAGTTGACCCGACGCAACCAGGTCCTGCTGCGCGACCAACTCAGCCTGCTCGACGGGATGCAACGTCGGGAGCGGTCCACCGAGGAGACCGGCGAGCTGTTTCAGCTCGACCACCTCACCACCCGGGTCCGCCGCAACGTGGAAAAACTGATCTCCCTGGCCGGCGCGACGCCGGCCCGGCGCTGGCGACGCCCGGTGCCACTGCTCGACGTCGCGCGCGGCGCCGCCGCCGAGGTGCCGGACTACCACCGTGTCCTGATCGCGCCGCACTGGCCGTGGTCGCTCGCGGGGCCGGCCGTCACGGACGTCATCCACCTGCTCGCGGAGCTGATCGAGAACGCGCTGACCTTCTCCGGTGCGGACACCACCGTCCGGGTCAGCGGCGAACAGCGACCGCAGGGGTGCGCCGTCCTCGTCGTCGACGACGGGCCCGGCCTGGACGCCGTCACGCTGGCCGAGGCGAACCACCTGCTCGGCAACCCACCACCGGACGGTCCGCCCGCAGGCGCCGCCGGGTGGTACGCCGCCGCCGTCCTGGCCGGCCGCTGCGGCGCCCACGTCTCGCTGCGCCCCAGCCAGCGCGGTGGGACGGCCGCCATCGTGCTCCTTCCCGCCCGGCTGGTCACGGTCACCGAGACCGACCCCACCCCGGCCAGCGCACCACCCGACACCTCGTACCCACCACCTGGCACCGGCACCGACCTGCCCGACCTCAGCGGCGACGGCGCGCTGCCGACGCGGGTCCGGCACACCGGGCCGACCGGCCCGGAGCCCCGCAGGACCAGCCTCGACACGGTCGAGTTGCCCGTCGCGAAAACAGCAAGGAGACATCAATGACGTCTGCAGTGGTCACCAAGGACGGCCTGACCGACGCCCTGAACAGCCTGGTCGACCGGGTGCACGGCGCGGAGTTCGCCGTGGTGCTCTCGCCGGACGGGCTGCCGCTGGGCGGCTCCCGGCGGGTCGGCGAGAAGCTGGCCGAGCAGATCTCCGGCGTGGTCGCCGGCCTGATCGCGTTGGGGCTGGCCGCCACCCGGACCTGCGACGCGGGTCAGCTGCGCCAGGTCGTGGTGCAGATGTCACGGGCGTTCCTGTTCATCGCCACCATCCCGAACGGGACCATCCTCACCGTGCGGATCGCCGGTGACGACGTCGAGGTCGGGGACATGGCGTACGAGGTGGCGCTCTTCGTGGGGCAGGCCGAGCAACACCTGCCGATCACTCTGGGACCGGCCTCCTCGGTGACGATCGGGGACACTGGTGCACACCAGCGGCACCACTGACGAGGCGTGGTACGACGACGACGCGGGCCCGGTCGCCCGGCCCTACACGATGACCGGGGGGCGCACCGCGCCCGTACGCGGCCAGTTCGACCTGATCTCGCTGGTCGTCGCCCGGCGGGGAGTCACGCCTCCCACACCGCTCTTCCCCGAACAGGCACGGATCGTCGAGCTGTGTCACCATCCAGTGTCGGTGGCTGAGGTCGGTGCCGAGTTGGATCTTCCACTGGGGACGGTCCGGGTGCTGCTCGGTGACCTGCTCGCGGTGGGCCTGATCGAGACGCACGAGCCGCCGATGCTGTCGGAACTGCCGACCGAGGATCTGCTTAAGGCGATACTCGTCGGGCTTCGCGCGCTGTGACCGGGCTGCTGCCACCCGCGACCCGGACGGATCGCGGGCGCGCGCCCGGCGACGAACTGAAGGAGAGACACGCAGTGCCGGCAACACCACCCCAGCCACGCCGTACCGTGGCGATCATCCTGCTGGATCGGGTCGTGGCCCTCGTCACGGCCACCCGGCGGGTGCTCACCGGTCGGGAGGACGTCTCGCGGGCCACCTGGGTGGCCGTCATCGCGGCGCTCGGCGTGCTGGTGGCGACGGCTGTGTCCGTCGTCGGGGTGCTGCGGACACCGGAGAAGCTGACCCCGGTGACTCTCGACCCGCCGCCCTCCGTGGAGGTCGGCACGTCGCCGCCCGATACGCCCCGGGCGCAGGCACGACCGGTGTCCACCAGCGCGGCGGTGCCCGCTCCCCCACCCGCCTCGGCCTCCTCGGTCCCGTCGGCTGACGGGTCGTCGACCAGGCCCACGCCGACCGGGGCGAGCGCCGACCCCACCCCGGCGGCCCTGGGCGCCGACTTCGCCATCACGGACAACGCCCTGCTCAGCTATGGCGCGACGGTGACGATCAGCAATCCCGGTGCGGTACCGGCGGCGCGGTGGACGCTGGTCGTCACCCTGCCCCGGGAGTCCCTGGGGGTCATCGGGGTCGAGGGGGCGAAGGCCAGCCGCGACGGTGCGGTGTGGACGTTCGTGCCGGACGGGACCACCGCTGAGGTCCCCGGCAACGCCGCGGTCCGGGTGACGTTCCGGGTCAATGGCTCGTTGACCGGTTCCGCGCCCAGGGCGTGCACGATCGACGGGGCAGCCTGCTCCGGCCTGGCGAACTGATCCGTCGGGGGGACGCGCACGGTACACCCGGCGTTCCGGCGGCAGCCATGCTTGATTGATCATGAGTTCGGGCGCGCTTCCTACCGTTTCCGACCATGACTGTCCTACCCGTACCACCGTCGCGTCGCCGCGCCGGCTCGCGCCTCGGTGGCCTGCGTACCCGGGCCGCCGCCTCCGTCGCCGCCCTCGCCGTCACCGGCGCTGCCGTCGCGGTCGCCGTGGCGACCTCGTCGCCCGCCACCGCCGAGCCGGGCCGCGTCGTGGTCTCGGAGAACTTCTCGGCCGGGTCGCTGCCCGCCGGTTGGAACGCGGTCGACGGCACCTGGAAGGTCGAGAACGGCCGACTGTACGGAACCTCCGCCAGCTCCAGCGAGAACAACAAGATCACCTTCGGTCGGCACCTGAACGACTTCCGCCTTGAGGCGACCATGCGCTTCGAGTCGGTCTCGGCCGCCACCCGGTGGACCTCGCTCGGCATCGACGTCCCCGCCAACGGCGCGACCCCCTGGTGGATCGCCACCATGCGCAGTGGCACCACCGCCGCCAACGGGCTCGAATTCGCCCAGCGGACCACGACCGACGCCTGGGTCGTGACCAACACCGCCTCCGCCCCGTCCGCCGCCGGCACCGGCCGGGACGTTCGCATCGCGGTCGAGGTGCACGGCAACCAGGCTCGCTGGATCTTCGACGGCCGGGAGGCGATGCGGACGAGCAGCCTGCAACGCTCCGCCGACGGCGTCCAGGGGCTGTTCGTCAACGGCGCGACCGTGTCGTACGACGACGTCACCGTCACCGAGCTGGCACCGAACGGCTACCTCCGCCCCGAGGGCAGCCCGTTCACCGTGATCGCCCACCGGGGCGCGTCCGCCGCGGCACCGGAGAACACCCTCGTCGCCCAGGAGATCGCCCGTAAGGGCGGTGCCGACTGGATCGAGAACGATGTGCAGCCGAGCAAGGACGGCATCCCGTTCATCCTGCACGACGGCACCGTGGACCGGACCACCGACGGCACCGGCAACATCCGGGACCTGACCGCCGCGCAGATCAAGGCACTCGACGCCGGCTCCTGGTTCGGCCCACAGTACGTGGGCTTGCGGGTGCCCACCCTCGCCGAGCAGCTCGCCGACCTGCGCACCCGAGGCGGCAACCTGCTCGTGGAGATCAAGGGCAAGCACACCCGGGACGAGGTCGCCACGATCATCCAGGTGATCCGCGACGAGCAGATGATGGGCCGGGTCTTCATCCAGAGCTTCGAGGTCGACGCCCTGAAGTACACCTACGAGATCGCCCCCGAGCTGCCGCTCGGCCTGCTCCGCAGCACCCTCGACGCCGACCCGGTGGCGATCGCGAAGGAGCTGCACCTGACGGCGTACAACCCGGACGGCAACGCGCTGCTGGCCAAGCCGGAGGTCATCGCCCCGCTGCACGCCGCCGGGGTCGCCGTGATGGCCTGGACGATGGACTCCGCCGGGCTGTGGCAGCGGTTGGAGCGCATCGGCACCGACGCGATCATCACCAACCGCGCCGCCGAGCTGGTCGGCTGGAACTCGGCATTCGTGCAGCGGGCCCCGGCCGACCCGACCGTGCAGATCACCTCGCCGGTCAACGGGGCTCGGCTGGACCGGGCGCAGTCCCCGGTGATCGCCGTCGCCGCGACCAA contains these protein-coding regions:
- a CDS encoding LuxR C-terminal-related transcriptional regulator is translated as MIMNDLAAPALTLGKGSRALLDSVAQDPSGPLTVGISGPAGHGKTALLAELERIHQRAGVAVRTAAPEPGEPVDPDTAVLVDDAHLLDDARIGALLRLVANRRHRVVVAHRPWPRSAAFSELVDTLRRDGQAVALTPFTREQTAAYLAATPALGRPADLVDFVHTQTAGVPRDVERLARGLAGAEAWPGALVDPPRSVLLDFGPDLDVQPTAARRLLLAVAAGGALPVSMLGTLLGRDPAEVDELIAVTRAAGLLGADGRLAPIVRRAVVMLSPTTERTAVWRQLTELQLARGGAVLPLVRSLLAVGALGDCPAATLAAAADEALPDEPAFAAELFAAATAAGRPPNAQQALAAALAGDLDDALRLADRLLGTAAPADRCAAAVVAATALAHRGHVGRSVELFRWSGTASAAAFAVVGGLATGDLAAGTESPAGDPTGDPPTLHASAARLMASGVRESVTGPPTAALSALVQAAALLEPDGRAVLLPDSPAALAALTAVHCGELEIAERVLHRALGAGVGGPLMARRHRLLQAWILMVRGEIHAAAERLATVTLDGRQLESRDQLFAAAIRMGIGRRNSDLGALKRGWGQALEAVVRHPVDLFTLLPLGELAIAGARLGDLARLEPYLHQGRALLDRLGNPPLWSVPLHWSGLHAAILTGEPTVADEHVTALLAAAGHSRYAAVVAAAAESWVEVLRGVVDPTRVEAAARGLHDTGLCWDGARLAGQAAIRTADRRAMTTLLECARALQGRPSGGNGGQTPTAGAGTTRAAGPAQHGLSDREYEVAELVLAGLTYREIGDRLFISAKTVEHHVARMRNRLNCANRAELLALLRTLVADRANDTAGQPWPQRASR
- a CDS encoding nitrate- and nitrite sensing domain-containing protein, whose amino-acid sequence is MTRNDVRLIRTRLVVLSAVLITLWSYAAYLSSQDAVDLLRVRTLADTLGQPIDRLILSLQTERRIAAETIAGAGRTTPELVDARHGTDRAAAEIRAFTKGRDLRLLSAGTVRDRAGELVRRLDGLGTIRSQVDTGRLDQAGAINGYDEVIDVAFRVYGPEWGAYESGLAADTRAVIALARAREVLAQEDTLVSAALTGAQFGVDERRQLSTLVSIQRYTRAEAAAGLPAADQDQHQRVATGPEFAALLALEDRLLVEAGAANAEAGLTVQAWRTAADAALGALQTLVTATARSSVERATPGAAVLIVRTGAVVGLGLIVVLVLLLSWAGTVRRLTDELTRPAANPPVPAQDSSAATPDAPTPAGNAGPGLFLELTRRNQVLLRDQLSLLDGMQRRERSTEETGELFQLDHLTTRVRRNVEKLISLAGATPARRWRRPVPLLDVARGAAAEVPDYHRVLIAPHWPWSLAGPAVTDVIHLLAELIENALTFSGADTTVRVSGEQRPQGCAVLVVDDGPGLDAVTLAEANHLLGNPPPDGPPAGAAGWYAAAVLAGRCGAHVSLRPSQRGGTAAIVLLPARLVTVTETDPTPASAPPDTSYPPPGTGTDLPDLSGDGALPTRVRHTGPTGPEPRRTSLDTVELPVAKTARRHQ
- a CDS encoding roadblock/LC7 domain-containing protein, whose protein sequence is MTSAVVTKDGLTDALNSLVDRVHGAEFAVVLSPDGLPLGGSRRVGEKLAEQISGVVAGLIALGLAATRTCDAGQLRQVVVQMSRAFLFIATIPNGTILTVRIAGDDVEVGDMAYEVALFVGQAEQHLPITLGPASSVTIGDTGAHQRHH
- a CDS encoding DUF742 domain-containing protein yields the protein MHTSGTTDEAWYDDDAGPVARPYTMTGGRTAPVRGQFDLISLVVARRGVTPPTPLFPEQARIVELCHHPVSVAEVGAELDLPLGTVRVLLGDLLAVGLIETHEPPMLSELPTEDLLKAILVGLRAL
- a CDS encoding cellulose binding domain-containing protein, translating into MPATPPQPRRTVAIILLDRVVALVTATRRVLTGREDVSRATWVAVIAALGVLVATAVSVVGVLRTPEKLTPVTLDPPPSVEVGTSPPDTPRAQARPVSTSAAVPAPPPASASSVPSADGSSTRPTPTGASADPTPAALGADFAITDNALLSYGATVTISNPGAVPAARWTLVVTLPRESLGVIGVEGAKASRDGAVWTFVPDGTTAEVPGNAAVRVTFRVNGSLTGSAPRACTIDGAACSGLAN
- a CDS encoding glycerophosphodiester phosphodiesterase, with product MTVLPVPPSRRRAGSRLGGLRTRAAASVAALAVTGAAVAVAVATSSPATAEPGRVVVSENFSAGSLPAGWNAVDGTWKVENGRLYGTSASSSENNKITFGRHLNDFRLEATMRFESVSAATRWTSLGIDVPANGATPWWIATMRSGTTAANGLEFAQRTTTDAWVVTNTASAPSAAGTGRDVRIAVEVHGNQARWIFDGREAMRTSSLQRSADGVQGLFVNGATVSYDDVTVTELAPNGYLRPEGSPFTVIAHRGASAAAPENTLVAQEIARKGGADWIENDVQPSKDGIPFILHDGTVDRTTDGTGNIRDLTAAQIKALDAGSWFGPQYVGLRVPTLAEQLADLRTRGGNLLVEIKGKHTRDEVATIIQVIRDEQMMGRVFIQSFEVDALKYTYEIAPELPLGLLRSTLDADPVAIAKELHLTAYNPDGNALLAKPEVIAPLHAAGVAVMAWTMDSAGLWQRLERIGTDAIITNRAAELVGWNSAFVQRAPADPTVQITSPVNGARLDRAQSPVIAVAATNADTVTVTLDGKKSAAGRKLDLAKLTAGQHTISASVTGPEGTATASSTFTVTVSQAGLGYLILTSGADPAAVTAMTTKLAHAQYPQLASYVDREAGKLVPAEVASVIAADARTLALK